In Rattus norvegicus strain BN/NHsdMcwi chromosome 1, GRCr8, whole genome shotgun sequence, a genomic segment contains:
- the Or5b12 gene encoding olfactory receptor Olr343: MKNSTEVTEFILAGLTDDPELQIPLFIVFLLIYLSTLLGNLGMVGLILLDSHLHTPMYLFLSHLSLVDFGYSSAVTPKVMAGLLSIDKTISHNACGTQFFFFVGFITTESFLLAAMAYDRYAAVCKPLHYTTTMTTNTCACLIIGSYVCGFLNSSVHTGNIFRLSFCKFNVIDHFFCDAPPLLALSCSDTSLSETVIFFVVGFNALFSIVVIVISYLFIFITILRMHSSEGRQKAFSTCVSHLTAVSIFYGTVIFMYLQPSSSHTMGTDKMASVFYTMIIPMLNPLVYSLRNKDVKGAFKKAVVNAKSTITFIF; this comes from the coding sequence ATGAAAAACAGTACCGAGGTGACTGAGTTCATTCTTGCAGGGTTAACAGATGACCCAGAACTCCAGATACCACTCTTCATTGTCTTCCTTCTCATCTATCTCAGCACCTTGCTTGGGAACCTGGGAATGGTAGGGTTGATTCTACTGGACTCACACCTCCATACACCCATGTATCTTTTTCTCAGTCACCTGTCTCTGGTGGACTTTGGTTATTCTTCAGCTGTCACTCCCAAAGTAATGGCAGGTCTCCTTTCAATAGACAAAACCATATCCCACAATGCTTGTGGAACCCAGTTCTTCTTCTTTGTGGGCTTTATAACCACAGAAAGCTTTCTCTTGGCTGCCATGGCTTATGACCGCTATGCAGCAGTGTGTAAGCCCCTGCATTataccaccaccatgaccacaaACACATGTGCTTGTCTGATCATAGGCTCCTATGTCTGTGGCTTCCTGAATTCCTCTGTCCACACTGGAAACATTTTCAGGCTCTCCTTCTGCAAGTTCAATGTGATAGACCACTTTTTCTGTGATGCCCCACCTCTCCTGGCCCTCTCATGCTCAGACACCTCTCTCAGTGAGACGGTGATTTTCTTTGTTGTGGGTTTTAATGCTCTTTTCTCTATTGTGGTCATTGTGATCTCCTACCTGTTTATCTTTATCACTATTCTGAGGATGCATTCATCTGAAGGACGCCAGAAGGCATTTTCCACCTGTGTTTCCCACCTCACTGCAGTCTCCATCTTCTATGGTACCGTTATCTTCATGTATTTGCAGCCCAGTTCCAGTCACACCATGGGCACTGACAAAATGGCATCTGTATTCTACACCATGATTATTCCAATGCTGAACCCTTTAGTTTACAGCCTGAGGAACAAAGATGTTAAGGGTGCATTCAAAAAAGCTGTAGTCAATGCAAAATCTACCATAACATTCATATTTTAG